A DNA window from Chryseobacterium sp. MEBOG06 contains the following coding sequences:
- a CDS encoding SIR2 family NAD-dependent protein deacylase: protein MEELKSILNTIIKYKKGYITFLTGAGISAESGLPTYRSIDGIWIKGTKFHRPEEFGTFRYFSQEPEEVWQYNLFWKKMIADAVPNKGHLALTDIEELLGDRFKLITQNVDGLHQKAGTKTVYEIHGSKQKVRCSKECSGPVDFPDNVAFKEYTEDLTPEDIDGLKCKKCGNWLRPNTLWFDESYNEKYYYFDTAYDIADHTDILFVIGTSGSTTLPVNIVETVKIRAKHIVVINPENDTYFHYILKGFKTLNCIQESSSIALPELKTMIKEIINT from the coding sequence ATGGAAGAATTAAAATCAATTTTAAATACAATAATTAAATATAAAAAAGGATATATCACTTTCCTTACCGGAGCGGGAATCTCTGCAGAAAGTGGGCTTCCTACCTACCGTTCTATTGATGGAATCTGGATTAAAGGAACAAAGTTCCACCGTCCGGAAGAATTTGGAACTTTCAGATATTTCAGCCAGGAGCCGGAAGAAGTCTGGCAGTACAACCTTTTTTGGAAAAAAATGATTGCCGACGCAGTACCCAATAAAGGACATCTTGCTTTGACCGATATAGAAGAGCTTTTGGGGGATAGATTTAAGCTTATTACTCAGAATGTAGATGGTCTCCACCAAAAGGCTGGAACGAAAACGGTATATGAAATTCACGGTAGTAAACAGAAAGTTCGATGTTCAAAAGAATGCAGCGGGCCGGTTGATTTTCCAGACAATGTTGCATTTAAAGAATATACCGAAGATCTGACTCCAGAAGATATTGATGGATTGAAATGTAAAAAATGTGGAAACTGGCTCCGTCCGAATACCTTATGGTTTGACGAAAGTTATAATGAAAAATATTATTACTTTGATACTGCATATGATATTGCAGATCATACGGATATTCTTTTTGTAATTGGGACTTCAGGATCTACAACATTGCCTGTCAATATTGTAGAAACCGTAAAAATACGAGCAAAACACATTGTGGTCATCAATCCGGAAAATGATACTTATTTCCATTACATTCTTAAAGGATTTAAAACACTGAACTGTATACAGGAGAGCAGCAGTATTGCTCTTCCAGAATTGAAAACAATGATAAAAGAAATTATAAATACATAA
- a CDS encoding TatD family hydrolase, protein MINRALDNGVEHMILTGTSVKGSRESAEIAEEYAEILFSTAGIHPHDAKSFNHESIAELRKLLKQDHVISVGECGLDFDRDFSPRPVQEKCYKAQLELSIEVDKPLFLHERSAFKRFNEITDDYLSKLPKAVVHCFTGTLEEAKIYLDKGFYLGFTGAISDEKRFKHLEDVIKYVPLDRMMIETDAPFMLPKNMPRIQNRRNEPSFLPYVAQTIAHLKKIGISEVADETTETARKFFSL, encoded by the coding sequence ATTATTAACCGGGCTCTGGATAATGGAGTAGAACATATGATTCTTACTGGGACCAGCGTGAAAGGAAGTAGAGAGTCTGCTGAAATAGCAGAGGAATATGCGGAAATTTTGTTTTCAACAGCAGGAATTCATCCCCACGATGCCAAATCCTTTAATCATGAAAGTATCGCTGAGCTTAGAAAGCTATTAAAGCAGGATCATGTGATATCAGTAGGAGAGTGCGGACTGGATTTTGATCGTGATTTTTCTCCCAGACCTGTTCAGGAAAAATGTTATAAAGCTCAGCTGGAACTTTCAATAGAAGTTGATAAGCCTCTTTTTCTTCATGAAAGATCAGCTTTCAAGAGATTTAACGAAATCACAGACGATTATCTTTCCAAATTACCCAAAGCAGTGGTTCACTGTTTTACCGGAACATTGGAGGAAGCGAAAATTTATCTTGATAAAGGATTTTATTTGGGGTTTACCGGAGCAATCAGTGATGAAAAAAGATTTAAACATTTGGAAGATGTGATCAAATATGTTCCCCTCGATCGAATGATGATTGAAACCGACGCTCCATTTATGCTTCCGAAAAATATGCCCCGGATTCAGAACAGGCGGAATGAACCCTCATTTTTACCCTATGTGGCACAAACAATTGCCCACTTGAAAAAAATCGGTATATCCGAAGTCGCAGATGAGACTACAGAAACTGCTAGAAAATTTTTCAGCCTGTAA
- the deoD gene encoding purine-nucleoside phosphorylase, with the protein MSIHISAKKGEIAKVVLQPGDPLRAQYIAENYLENAKLVSKTRGIFYYTGLYKGKEITVGASGMGFPSIGIYSFELYTEYEVDTIIRIGTCGAYNTDLKLFDILNIENAASESTYAKYAWGIEDEILPHQGNIFSTINETSKELSLDAKAINIHSSDIFYRKDPETPAIATKYNCPAVEMEAFGLFANAQHLGKNAATILTVTDIIPTHEKISADERETALKPMMELALESAIKSL; encoded by the coding sequence ATGAGTATTCACATCAGTGCAAAAAAAGGAGAAATTGCTAAAGTAGTATTGCAGCCGGGGGATCCGCTTCGTGCACAGTATATCGCTGAAAATTATTTAGAAAATGCGAAACTGGTAAGCAAAACCAGAGGAATATTTTATTATACAGGTCTTTATAAGGGTAAAGAAATTACTGTTGGAGCAAGTGGAATGGGTTTTCCAAGTATCGGAATCTATTCTTTTGAGCTCTATACAGAGTATGAAGTAGATACCATCATCAGAATCGGAACTTGTGGAGCCTATAATACCGATCTTAAACTTTTTGATATTTTAAATATTGAAAATGCAGCCAGTGAAAGTACTTACGCTAAATATGCATGGGGAATTGAAGATGAGATTCTTCCTCACCAGGGGAATATCTTTAGTACCATCAATGAAACGTCTAAGGAATTATCATTAGATGCTAAAGCGATCAACATCCACAGCAGTGATATTTTCTACAGAAAAGATCCTGAAACTCCTGCTATTGCTACAAAATATAACTGTCCCGCAGTAGAAATGGAAGCCTTTGGTTTGTTTGCGAATGCTCAGCATTTAGGGAAAAACGCAGCTACCATCCTTACAGTAACTGACATCATCCCAACTCATGAAAAGATTTCTGCTGACGAAAGAGAAACAGCTTTGAAACCAATGATGGAGCTGGCTTTGGAATCGGCAATCAAAAGTTTATAA
- a CDS encoding AraC family transcriptional regulator, which yields MKQNLKYYPKNKTSTFHFDHVHITWDQQVPLHQQQTWELSYILTGSGVRTIGNVIENFSKGEIILIPPNIPHCWSFDKSVHDDEGKIENVTIVIENDFLIHCKSLFPELYYSISELQSNENAVSFEGELLEKLQILMASMIHQNPIERLSSFIHLLQVISYCKEMHIVGRPVIENSKERKLQAIHLFVLGNFQRHISLEEISKSMGMQKSSFCVFFKKMNGQSFFSYLTEFRVESSCQMLLKTKLSVAEICIASGFNDIPYYNRVFKRIKNTTPTQYRKQVEE from the coding sequence ATGAAACAAAATTTAAAATATTATCCAAAAAATAAAACCAGCACCTTTCATTTTGATCATGTGCATATTACATGGGATCAACAAGTGCCGCTCCATCAACAGCAAACCTGGGAGCTGTCTTATATTTTGACAGGAAGCGGAGTAAGAACGATTGGAAATGTTATTGAAAATTTTTCAAAAGGTGAAATTATTCTTATTCCCCCCAACATTCCGCATTGCTGGTCTTTTGACAAATCGGTACATGATGATGAAGGTAAAATTGAAAATGTAACAATAGTTATAGAGAATGATTTTTTAATACACTGTAAAAGTCTTTTTCCTGAATTATATTATAGTATTTCTGAGCTTCAAAGTAATGAAAATGCAGTATCATTTGAAGGTGAACTGCTGGAAAAGTTACAGATCTTAATGGCTTCCATGATTCATCAGAATCCTATTGAAAGACTTTCTTCTTTTATTCATTTATTACAGGTAATATCTTACTGCAAGGAAATGCATATTGTAGGGCGGCCAGTCATTGAAAACAGCAAAGAACGGAAACTTCAGGCAATTCATCTTTTTGTATTAGGAAATTTTCAACGGCATATAAGTCTTGAGGAGATTTCAAAATCGATGGGAATGCAGAAATCGTCATTTTGTGTATTTTTCAAAAAAATGAACGGCCAGTCTTTTTTCTCTTATCTTACCGAATTCAGGGTTGAATCTTCCTGCCAAATGCTGCTAAAAACAAAATTATCTGTTGCAGAGATCTGCATTGCCTCAGGTTTTAATGATATCCCATATTATAACCGTGTTTTTAAAAGGATAAAAAATACAACACCAACGCAGTATAGGAAACAAGTTGAAGAATGA
- a CDS encoding acyltransferase family protein: protein MNQTLNISQSRPHYEILDGLRGIAAIMVVFFHVFETFSNGDHTQQIINHGYLAVDFFFMLSGYVISYAYDNRWNQMTLKDFFMRRLIRLQPMIIIGSLVGGILFYFQHSEGLGWGGIAATPVWKLLLVMFIGMTVIPVGKSLDIRGWNEMHPLNGPAWSLFFEYIANIVYALFLRKVSKIVLGILVLISAGVTIQYAFTNPNGDIIGGWSIDNATQMRIGFTRLAFPFLMGIFLARAVQLKYTKNAFLTTSIILIILFAFPRLGGNTAHWQNAFYECFTLMIMFPAVILLGAGGKVVGERANHLCKFLGDISYPIYITHFPLVYVYMAWVVNGKHTLEEPQTLIMGIITVIIAVILAYLFMRFYDIPVRKWLNTKLIVKNKIGK, encoded by the coding sequence ATGAATCAAACTTTAAACATTTCTCAATCGAGACCCCACTACGAAATTCTGGATGGCCTTCGTGGTATAGCGGCAATTATGGTCGTTTTTTTTCACGTTTTTGAAACATTTTCAAATGGAGATCATACCCAACAAATTATTAATCACGGATACCTGGCGGTGGATTTTTTCTTTATGCTTTCCGGATATGTAATCAGTTACGCCTATGACAACCGCTGGAACCAGATGACCTTAAAAGATTTTTTTATGCGCCGTCTGATAAGATTGCAGCCAATGATTATCATCGGATCTTTAGTAGGGGGCATTTTATTCTATTTTCAGCATTCCGAAGGCCTGGGCTGGGGAGGAATTGCTGCCACTCCGGTTTGGAAGCTGCTATTGGTAATGTTTATAGGAATGACAGTGATTCCTGTAGGCAAAAGTTTAGACATACGGGGATGGAACGAAATGCATCCTTTGAACGGACCTGCATGGTCATTGTTTTTTGAATATATAGCCAATATAGTCTACGCACTTTTTTTAAGAAAAGTTTCAAAAATTGTGTTGGGGATTTTAGTATTGATCTCTGCGGGAGTTACCATTCAGTATGCATTCACTAATCCAAATGGAGATATCATTGGTGGCTGGTCTATAGATAATGCCACTCAAATGAGAATAGGCTTTACAAGATTAGCATTTCCTTTCTTGATGGGGATTTTTTTAGCAAGAGCAGTTCAATTAAAATATACAAAAAATGCTTTTTTAACGACCAGTATTATATTGATTATCCTGTTTGCATTTCCCCGGTTAGGAGGAAATACAGCCCATTGGCAAAACGCTTTTTATGAATGTTTTACATTAATGATCATGTTTCCGGCTGTTATACTGCTGGGTGCAGGCGGAAAAGTTGTAGGGGAGAGAGCAAACCACTTATGCAAATTTTTAGGTGACATTTCATATCCAATTTATATTACTCATTTTCCTTTAGTCTATGTTTATATGGCCTGGGTAGTCAACGGCAAACATACACTGGAAGAGCCACAAACATTGATCATGGGAATAATAACGGTTATTATTGCTGTCATTCTTGCCTACCTTTTCATGAGATTCTATGATATTCCGGTTAGAAAGTGGCTGAACACGAAGTTGATTGTAAAAAATAAAATAGGAAAATAA
- a CDS encoding AAA family ATPase — MTQNINKLNTVLTYVKDTFVGKNDVVDLLGICLLARENAFLYGPPGTAKSAIVRTLSKTVKDGKNFEYLLTRFTEPNEIFGPFDIRKLKEGELLTNTEGMMPEASLVFLDEIFNANSAILNSLLMALNEKIFKRGKETKHLPTLMFVGASNVLPEDEALNALFDRFLVRINVDYVNPELLYQVLLAGRKLENNEEETEVPQIHADEIRELQNLCRTVDLKPIYEVYLNTIMSLRNTGIAISDRRAVKLQNLIAASALICGRNEAVLSDLWVLKHIWDTEEQIEILEGIINRTIEKDDHPKSHPQAMQNKTPNPEEVMKDVKILVDKWNEGVLSFEEQNVIKDKLRYLQTRCDWIRNPEQKQYIQQEIETLWQKILQSI; from the coding sequence ATGACTCAGAATATCAATAAACTCAATACAGTCCTTACCTACGTAAAAGATACTTTTGTAGGTAAAAATGATGTGGTGGATCTACTGGGAATCTGCCTTCTGGCCAGAGAAAATGCGTTTTTGTACGGGCCTCCGGGAACAGCAAAATCAGCGATTGTAAGAACCTTATCAAAAACGGTAAAAGACGGCAAAAACTTTGAATATCTGCTAACCCGCTTTACAGAACCCAATGAGATTTTCGGTCCTTTTGATATCCGGAAACTAAAGGAAGGAGAGCTTTTGACTAACACGGAAGGGATGATGCCTGAAGCTTCTTTGGTTTTTCTGGACGAAATTTTCAATGCTAATTCCGCTATCTTGAACTCGCTTCTGATGGCCCTCAATGAAAAAATATTTAAAAGAGGAAAAGAAACGAAACACTTACCTACACTAATGTTTGTAGGAGCAAGTAACGTACTTCCGGAAGATGAGGCTCTAAATGCATTATTCGACCGTTTCCTTGTGAGAATTAATGTAGATTACGTCAATCCTGAACTACTGTATCAGGTTCTCCTGGCAGGAAGAAAACTTGAAAATAACGAAGAGGAAACAGAAGTTCCGCAAATTCATGCAGATGAGATCAGGGAACTTCAGAATCTGTGCAGAACAGTAGATCTTAAGCCGATCTATGAAGTTTATCTGAATACCATCATGAGTTTACGAAATACAGGAATTGCCATCTCGGACCGTAGAGCAGTGAAGCTTCAAAACCTAATTGCTGCAAGTGCCCTGATCTGTGGAAGAAATGAAGCTGTGCTTTCAGATCTTTGGGTTTTAAAACACATCTGGGATACAGAGGAGCAAATTGAAATTCTTGAAGGAATTATTAACAGAACCATAGAGAAAGATGATCATCCAAAGTCTCATCCTCAGGCTATGCAGAATAAGACCCCCAATCCGGAAGAGGTGATGAAAGATGTGAAAATCCTTGTAGATAAATGGAATGAGGGAGTGTTGAGTTTTGAAGAGCAAAACGTGATCAAGGATAAATTAAGATATCTACAAACTCGTTGTGACTGGATCAGAAATCCGGAGCAGAAGCAGTATATTCAGCAAGAAATAGAAACCTTATGGCAGAAGATTCTTCAAAGCATATAA
- a CDS encoding APC family permease, with the protein MELRIKPFPKNNYPRRGLLIRGSSPVIWLQEMEKLSIKLSGVKSYAIPANLPNELYGCFLVFDDHAPQEIGKNAYFQCVDHRFFIPENTTFYPKINQEDWELLDEFLLIMHPEFGLVKLSEEIDWIALIKEPEKTDGSIRKPLNGVVIPQKIDRYTVEMDDEKVLQALEPSQTEEEWMNNLPFDLKKVMAGNKKEIEKYLKYIEKYPDRAIELGVPLDIMGTSRGDGFGKFTWLGGLFGGNFNGKKESAGTRNFRRIFWAVIIIAILLRIVLPSEKDKAGQAETGVSSGTVVTDAVKAPSDMIAFQSGISEIDLKIDSIYHQKRKKLSNELITAGVVESRNEKERENYKKSGGRSVGEIGQDIDKLGNNEQQSRDSLKTIYTKKIKKHVAGKTEQLKRRISDSLKQYTRGQPVNGDVVKYILKKKQVLMEDSLGKLYGTFNNADPSSASVKKSKVKGMSTDSSPLKKEPPVTDILYMIIFMIAAVGFYSFFFKNKSVNLGGDHVPGWVKLILIAILIAMLIYLFYPLVKMFGYNWFVWALVIGVMLLLYRLFREDKTILNSDDDE; encoded by the coding sequence ATGGAACTTAGAATAAAACCTTTCCCGAAAAATAATTATCCAAGAAGAGGACTTTTGATCAGGGGCTCTTCCCCTGTGATATGGCTTCAGGAAATGGAAAAACTCAGCATAAAACTGAGTGGAGTAAAATCTTATGCTATTCCGGCAAATCTTCCCAATGAGTTATATGGGTGCTTTCTTGTTTTTGATGATCACGCTCCCCAGGAAATAGGAAAAAATGCTTATTTCCAGTGTGTAGATCACCGATTTTTTATTCCCGAAAACACTACTTTTTATCCTAAGATCAATCAGGAAGATTGGGAACTGCTTGACGAATTTCTTTTGATAATGCATCCTGAGTTTGGACTGGTAAAACTATCCGAAGAAATTGATTGGATAGCCTTAATAAAAGAACCTGAAAAAACAGATGGAAGTATCAGAAAACCACTGAACGGAGTTGTCATTCCCCAGAAAATAGACCGCTATACCGTTGAGATGGATGATGAAAAAGTACTTCAGGCACTAGAGCCATCTCAGACAGAAGAAGAATGGATGAACAACCTGCCTTTTGACCTGAAGAAAGTAATGGCAGGAAATAAAAAGGAAATAGAAAAATATTTAAAATATATTGAAAAATATCCTGACAGAGCCATAGAACTAGGGGTACCTTTAGATATCATGGGAACTTCCAGAGGAGATGGCTTTGGAAAATTTACCTGGCTGGGAGGATTGTTTGGAGGGAATTTTAATGGTAAAAAAGAGAGTGCCGGTACAAGAAATTTTCGTAGAATATTCTGGGCAGTTATTATTATTGCGATTCTTTTAAGAATAGTACTGCCATCGGAAAAAGATAAGGCTGGACAGGCAGAAACAGGTGTTTCTTCAGGAACTGTTGTGACAGATGCCGTAAAAGCTCCCTCAGACATGATTGCTTTTCAGTCTGGAATTTCAGAAATTGATCTCAAAATCGATTCTATTTACCATCAGAAAAGAAAAAAACTATCCAATGAACTCATTACCGCAGGTGTGGTAGAATCCAGAAACGAAAAAGAAAGAGAAAACTATAAAAAGTCCGGAGGAAGAAGCGTGGGCGAAATAGGTCAGGATATTGATAAACTGGGTAATAATGAGCAGCAGAGCAGAGATTCTCTCAAAACAATTTATACTAAAAAAATTAAAAAACATGTTGCCGGAAAAACGGAACAACTGAAACGCAGAATTTCGGATTCTCTGAAACAATATACCAGAGGACAGCCTGTAAATGGAGATGTTGTGAAATATATTTTAAAGAAAAAGCAGGTTTTAATGGAAGATTCCCTTGGAAAACTTTACGGAACCTTCAATAATGCAGATCCTTCTTCAGCATCAGTCAAAAAATCTAAAGTAAAAGGAATGAGTACAGATAGCTCTCCACTAAAAAAAGAACCTCCGGTTACTGATATCCTGTATATGATTATCTTTATGATCGCTGCAGTCGGATTTTATTCCTTTTTCTTTAAAAATAAATCCGTAAACCTGGGTGGTGATCATGTACCGGGATGGGTGAAATTAATTTTAATAGCAATACTTATCGCAATGCTGATCTATCTGTTTTACCCATTAGTAAAAATGTTTGGATATAACTGGTTTGTATGGGCACTTGTTATAGGAGTAATGTTGCTGCTTTACCGTCTGTTCAGAGAAGATAAAACCATTTTAAACTCAGATGATGATGAATAA
- a CDS encoding tetratricopeptide repeat protein codes for MMMNKQKFIDKFMAAFVLLAIFKLIGIAAQLFHESFWSVVGTLAIFLVVVFIILLVITSLKAKERNERSSGKRGSSGGSFYLENALFDRIRSKYEELAEKYIAEKDYKKAARVYMNLLQDNYRGAKTLEDGGFYNEAAVVYLKKLKNKSDAAVCYEKAKQYKKAIDLYKEMEQKEKVGDLYKEINDLKNAHTYYQMVVDDYTANNQMVKASLIYRKKMEKTEEAQKILLKGWEEDKDAFNCLNNYFANIFDIKELKTEIRDLYRKTPDYRKTTYLDAMKHEFRKDPKLQEVTKNIAYEIIAEKIGTRSEIVNELKYFNPDDGVILKDISRFKTGRNKMFRN; via the coding sequence ATGATGATGAATAAACAGAAATTTATAGACAAGTTTATGGCCGCTTTTGTACTGCTGGCCATATTTAAGCTCATCGGGATCGCAGCACAGCTTTTCCATGAAAGTTTCTGGAGTGTAGTTGGAACACTGGCTATTTTTTTAGTAGTAGTCTTTATCATACTCCTTGTCATCACTTCCCTGAAAGCTAAAGAGAGAAATGAACGCAGCTCAGGAAAAAGAGGAAGCAGCGGGGGAAGCTTTTATCTGGAAAATGCGCTTTTCGACAGAATCAGAAGCAAATATGAAGAACTTGCCGAAAAATATATTGCTGAGAAAGACTATAAAAAAGCAGCAAGAGTTTATATGAACCTTCTTCAGGATAATTACAGAGGAGCCAAAACATTGGAAGATGGCGGATTTTATAATGAAGCAGCCGTTGTATATCTTAAGAAACTGAAAAATAAATCCGATGCTGCAGTCTGCTATGAAAAGGCTAAGCAATACAAAAAAGCCATCGATCTGTACAAAGAAATGGAACAAAAAGAAAAGGTAGGCGATCTGTATAAAGAGATCAATGATCTTAAAAATGCTCATACTTATTATCAAATGGTTGTTGATGATTATACAGCCAATAACCAGATGGTAAAAGCTTCTTTGATATATCGTAAAAAAATGGAAAAAACAGAAGAAGCCCAAAAAATACTATTGAAAGGCTGGGAAGAAGATAAAGATGCATTCAATTGTCTGAATAATTATTTCGCTAATATTTTTGATATCAAAGAGCTGAAAACAGAAATTCGTGATTTATACAGAAAAACTCCTGATTACAGGAAGACCACTTATCTGGATGCCATGAAACATGAATTTAGAAAAGATCCGAAACTGCAGGAAGTGACCAAAAATATCGCATATGAGATTATTGCTGAAAAAATAGGAACCCGTTCAGAAATTGTTAATGAGCTGAAATACTTTAATCCGGATGATGGAGTAATCCTGAAAGATATTTCCAGATTTAAAACTGGACGTAACAAAATGTTCAGAAATTAA
- a CDS encoding penicillin-binding protein encodes MTIQRAHINAELFESPSNKGLFGYDWMIWNEAKCADFGNYLL; translated from the coding sequence ATGACAATACAAAGAGCACATATCAATGCAGAACTATTCGAAAGTCCTTCTAACAAAGGATTGTTCGGATATGATTGGATGATATGGAATGAGGCGAAATGTGCTGACTTTGGAAATTATTTACTGTAA
- a CDS encoding ribonuclease H-like YkuK family protein: protein METQQQTWQNMNGKIFQDSITQLVEKAIIREQAHGHRLKVCVGSDSHVYGEAINYATAVVFIREGKGAFTFIRKEREIQSISIKERMLNEVNKSVEIAYAICSLLETYGVEMEVHADINTDPDFKSNVALKDAMGYILGMGYVFKAKPFAFASSNCADMMV, encoded by the coding sequence ATGGAAACGCAACAACAAACATGGCAGAATATGAATGGAAAAATTTTCCAGGACTCTATCACACAGCTGGTAGAAAAAGCCATTATCCGCGAACAGGCACACGGACATCGTCTGAAAGTATGTGTGGGATCAGATTCCCATGTATATGGAGAAGCCATCAATTATGCTACGGCAGTAGTATTTATTCGTGAAGGAAAAGGAGCGTTTACCTTTATTAGAAAAGAAAGAGAAATACAGAGTATCAGTATCAAAGAGCGAATGTTGAATGAAGTAAACAAATCCGTAGAAATCGCATACGCTATCTGCTCTCTGTTGGAAACTTATGGAGTAGAAATGGAGGTACACGCAGACATCAATACCGATCCGGATTTCAAATCCAATGTTGCTTTGAAAGACGCAATGGGATATATTCTGGGAATGGGGTATGTGTTTAAAGCAAAACCTTTTGCTTTCGCAAGTTCCAACTGTGCTGATATGATGGTATAA
- a CDS encoding RimK family alpha-L-glutamate ligase codes for MKTILIINGEKYWKDYFAGYEVVQKKVQTSEFIVKDSSLYVVDAEGVCKPDVIFWRLGAVNPEAKHRSILELIDYAGVPCVNSASTLLIGYDRLSMLNKLKRLELPVVEFNAATAITQLKNLEMTFPFVIKVGNHHGGYGKSLVSNEEQWEELKDLLFIHQNYVTVEKFINYQNDIRYLAINDKVWAMKRKGRYWKANSLTQEYHMIEPEKEWIEKIKLLQENIKADIVAIDILETENGKKIIVEYNDIPGLSGFPEDVKLELSDIVKNK; via the coding sequence ATGAAAACAATTTTAATCATTAACGGAGAAAAATACTGGAAAGATTATTTTGCCGGATATGAGGTAGTTCAGAAGAAAGTTCAAACCTCAGAATTTATCGTAAAAGATTCTTCATTATATGTTGTTGATGCAGAAGGAGTCTGCAAACCGGATGTAATTTTTTGGAGGTTGGGAGCTGTAAATCCTGAAGCAAAGCACAGAAGCATTTTGGAATTGATTGACTATGCCGGAGTTCCATGTGTGAACTCAGCTTCAACGCTATTAATAGGATACGACAGATTATCAATGCTAAATAAATTAAAAAGACTAGAATTACCTGTTGTTGAATTTAATGCAGCCACAGCAATTACTCAGCTGAAAAACCTGGAAATGACATTTCCTTTTGTAATTAAAGTGGGAAACCATCACGGTGGATATGGTAAGAGCTTAGTTTCGAACGAAGAACAGTGGGAAGAATTGAAAGATTTGCTTTTCATTCACCAGAATTATGTGACAGTTGAGAAATTTATCAATTATCAAAATGACATTCGTTATCTCGCTATCAATGATAAAGTCTGGGCAATGAAAAGAAAAGGCAGGTATTGGAAAGCTAATTCTCTGACTCAGGAATATCATATGATTGAACCGGAAAAAGAATGGATAGAAAAAATAAAACTTTTACAGGAAAACATTAAAGCAGATATTGTGGCTATTGATATACTGGAAACAGAAAACGGGAAAAAAATAATTGTAGAATATAATGATATTCCAGGTCTCTCAGGATTTCCTGAAGATGTAAAACTGGAATTATCTGATATAGTAAAAAATAAATAA
- a CDS encoding ATP-grasp domain-containing protein: MFFLVQANIYLDPDHYKIFDALKELNIDYEVINIPPGAERIDFETDRKNVFVYGSVTIARLAKQNSGWFPGSFYGGNHLYEVYSQYYGENLLNHKVCIHRISEQLNWKEGEKKFIKPYNEAKIFTGKVFTEIEWKDFVFESLESESNRITEQSLVQVSKAKQTIKEARLWIVGGQIIDGGYYKFNDNAPFEETVSDDGLIFANKMIELYNLEEAFVMDICLMNEGWKIVEINCINSSGFYPNTNVKSIIKALDIYFSK; this comes from the coding sequence ATGTTTTTTTTAGTTCAGGCTAATATATACCTAGATCCCGATCATTATAAAATTTTTGATGCTCTGAAAGAGTTAAATATTGATTATGAGGTCATTAATATTCCTCCGGGCGCAGAAAGAATAGATTTCGAAACAGACCGGAAAAATGTTTTTGTGTATGGTTCGGTGACAATTGCACGATTGGCTAAACAAAATTCAGGCTGGTTTCCCGGTTCTTTTTATGGAGGCAACCACTTGTATGAAGTGTATTCACAATATTATGGTGAGAATCTTCTTAATCACAAGGTTTGTATTCATAGAATTTCTGAACAATTAAACTGGAAAGAAGGTGAAAAGAAATTCATCAAACCTTACAATGAAGCAAAGATTTTTACAGGAAAAGTATTTACAGAAATAGAATGGAAAGATTTTGTTTTTGAATCACTGGAAAGCGAATCCAACAGAATTACAGAGCAATCTTTAGTTCAGGTTTCAAAAGCAAAACAAACTATAAAAGAAGCCAGACTTTGGATTGTAGGTGGACAAATTATCGATGGGGGATATTATAAATTTAATGATAATGCTCCTTTTGAAGAAACGGTTTCAGATGACGGATTAATTTTCGCCAATAAGATGATTGAGCTTTACAATCTTGAAGAAGCTTTTGTAATGGATATTTGTTTAATGAATGAAGGCTGGAAAATTGTTGAAATAAACTGTATCAACAGTTCTGGATTTTATCCCAATACCAACGTGAAAAGTATAATCAAAGCTTTAGATATCTACTTTTCAAAATAA